From Haloarcula sp. CBA1127, a single genomic window includes:
- a CDS encoding ROK family protein produces the protein MGAYAGVDLGATHIRAVIGDETGSILSSHKTETPRGPAGIAVTEAVLDAIRQACDAADIAPTDVVAAGIGSFGPMDLAEGVVENPANLPDTIDRIPLTGPVENLIGSERVSLHNDANAGVIGERFYSDRSPDDMVYLTISSGVGAGVAVDGNILSGWDGNAGEVGHLTIDPHGFMTCGCGHDGHWEAYCSGENIPRYATQLHREDPVETALPIETEEFSAADIFEYAGEDEFASHVLDQICHWNAIGVANIVHAYAPLVVYVGGAVALNNPEQVLNPIRDRLDDMVMSNIPDIQLTQFGDDVVVRGALASALTGGTGDPSQRV, from the coding sequence ATGGGCGCTTACGCAGGGGTCGACCTCGGAGCGACACATATTCGCGCTGTCATCGGTGACGAGACAGGCTCGATACTCTCGTCACACAAAACTGAAACACCACGTGGACCGGCGGGTATTGCGGTCACGGAGGCGGTCCTCGACGCGATCCGGCAGGCCTGTGACGCCGCCGACATCGCCCCCACAGACGTGGTTGCCGCCGGTATCGGCTCCTTCGGCCCGATGGATCTGGCCGAAGGCGTCGTGGAAAACCCAGCGAACCTTCCCGACACCATCGACCGGATTCCGCTGACTGGGCCGGTCGAAAATCTCATCGGCAGCGAGCGGGTGTCGTTGCACAACGACGCCAACGCCGGGGTCATCGGCGAGCGGTTCTACTCGGACCGGAGCCCCGATGACATGGTGTATCTCACTATCTCATCCGGAGTCGGCGCCGGGGTCGCCGTTGACGGAAATATCCTGTCAGGCTGGGACGGCAACGCCGGCGAAGTCGGGCATCTGACCATCGATCCGCACGGGTTCATGACCTGTGGCTGTGGGCACGACGGCCACTGGGAGGCATATTGCTCGGGCGAGAACATTCCCCGATATGCCACACAGCTGCACCGAGAGGACCCCGTCGAGACGGCGCTCCCAATCGAGACTGAGGAGTTTTCGGCGGCAGATATCTTCGAATATGCTGGGGAAGACGAGTTCGCGTCACACGTCCTCGATCAGATCTGTCACTGGAACGCGATCGGCGTCGCGAACATCGTGCACGCATACGCGCCACTCGTCGTTTATGTCGGTGGGGCCGTTGCACTCAACAACCCCGAGCAGGTGCTAAATCCGATCCGCGACCGGCTCGATGACATGGTGATGTCGAACATCCCGGACATCCAGTTGACGCAGTTCGGCGACGACGTCGTGGTTCGCGGCGCACTGGCGTCCGCGCTGACTGGCGGCACAGGTGACCCGTCACAGCGCGTCTGA
- the pyk gene encoding pyruvate kinase — translation MRSAKIVCTLGPASDSVDDIASLAKAGMSVARLNASHGSPEHRREMIDRIREVDEAVEEPVAAMLDMPGPEVRTAEIDAPIQLTEGSTIRYVVGDDATPEEVGLSQSITAVEPGDRVLLDDGRIETTVERVEDDTVFATVENGGELAARKGVNVPGVELDLPTITENDRQELDVAAEKEPDFVAASFVRDGEDIYEISQALEERGVDIPIIAKIERAGAVENLDSIIDEAYGVMVARGDLGVECPLEDVPIIQKRIIRRCHEAGVPVITATEMLDSMVHSRRPTRAEASDVANAVLDGTDAVMLSGETAIGDHPTRVVETMDRIIRDVEGSEEYAESREQRVPNAGDTRTDALARSGRFLARDIGASAIVAASESGYTALKSAKYRPSIPIVASTPSERVRRKLALSWGITPVTTEYTTEGADAVIQTAVQAALDTEAADSGDTVVVLSGMMTELEGMNTANMLKVHVAAETVASGRSIVDGLVTGPVHRISTAPPRESPGDLSNVPDGAILAVPEGFDGEFVGDTSRIGGIIDGHEGVTSYAAIVARELSIPMISNADLPDAVSDGSTVTLDSERGVVYEESVGREDISGRERDY, via the coding sequence ATGCGTAGCGCAAAGATCGTCTGTACGCTCGGTCCCGCGTCGGACTCGGTCGACGACATCGCGTCGCTTGCAAAGGCCGGTATGTCCGTCGCCAGACTGAACGCCAGTCACGGCTCGCCGGAACACCGCCGTGAAATGATCGACCGCATCCGTGAGGTAGACGAGGCGGTCGAAGAGCCGGTCGCGGCCATGCTCGATATGCCGGGGCCAGAAGTCCGGACTGCGGAGATCGACGCGCCGATTCAGCTCACAGAGGGGTCCACCATCCGGTACGTCGTCGGTGACGACGCGACGCCCGAGGAGGTCGGCCTCTCGCAGTCGATTACGGCAGTCGAGCCGGGCGACCGCGTGCTGCTTGATGACGGCCGCATCGAGACCACCGTGGAGCGCGTCGAGGACGACACAGTGTTTGCGACCGTCGAGAACGGCGGCGAGCTGGCCGCCCGCAAGGGCGTCAACGTTCCCGGCGTCGAACTCGACCTGCCGACCATCACGGAGAACGACAGGCAAGAACTCGACGTGGCCGCCGAGAAGGAGCCCGATTTCGTGGCCGCGTCGTTCGTCCGCGACGGCGAGGACATCTACGAGATCAGCCAAGCGCTCGAAGAGCGCGGCGTCGACATCCCGATCATCGCCAAGATCGAACGGGCCGGGGCCGTCGAGAATCTCGATTCGATCATCGACGAGGCCTACGGCGTGATGGTCGCCCGCGGTGACCTCGGCGTGGAGTGCCCGCTCGAAGACGTGCCGATCATTCAAAAGCGCATCATCCGTCGGTGTCACGAGGCCGGCGTCCCGGTCATCACGGCAACCGAGATGCTTGACTCGATGGTCCACTCCCGGCGGCCGACACGCGCGGAAGCCTCCGACGTGGCTAATGCCGTGCTCGACGGAACTGACGCAGTGATGCTCTCGGGCGAGACGGCGATCGGTGACCACCCGACTCGCGTCGTCGAGACGATGGATCGGATCATCCGCGATGTCGAGGGCAGCGAGGAGTACGCTGAGTCCCGCGAACAGCGCGTGCCAAACGCCGGTGACACCCGGACAGACGCGCTCGCGCGCTCCGGGCGGTTCCTTGCCCGCGACATCGGGGCGTCGGCGATTGTCGCCGCGTCCGAGTCCGGCTACACCGCCCTGAAATCGGCGAAGTACCGCCCCTCGATCCCAATCGTCGCGTCGACGCCGAGCGAGCGCGTCCGCCGGAAGCTCGCGCTTTCGTGGGGCATCACGCCCGTAACGACCGAGTACACCACTGAAGGGGCCGACGCCGTCATCCAGACGGCAGTGCAGGCAGCCCTCGACACCGAAGCCGCGGACAGCGGTGACACGGTCGTCGTTCTCTCCGGGATGATGACTGAACTGGAGGGGATGAACACGGCGAATATGCTGAAAGTCCACGTCGCGGCCGAAACGGTCGCCAGCGGTCGGTCCATCGTCGACGGCCTGGTGACTGGCCCCGTCCATCGGATTTCGACGGCCCCGCCCCGGGAGTCGCCAGGCGACCTCTCGAACGTCCCCGATGGGGCGATACTGGCGGTTCCGGAAGGGTTCGACGGCGAGTTCGTCGGCGACACCAGCCGTATCGGTGGCATCATCGACGGTCACGAGGGCGTCACGAGCTACGCAGCTATCGTCGCCCGCGAGCTTTCGATTCCGATGATCTCGAACGCGGACCTGCCTGATGCTGTTTCCGACGGGTCGACCGTCACATTGGATTCCGAGCGCGGCGTCGTCTACGAGGAGTCCGTTGGACGAGAGGACATCTCAGGGAGAGAACGAGACTACTGA
- the kdgK1 gene encoding bifunctional 2-dehydro-3-deoxygluconokinase/2-dehydro-3-deoxygalactonokinase, whose product MTELVTFGETMLRLSPPDDERLETADQYTVRAAGAESNVAVAAQRLGLDALWASKLPDSPVGRRVTGELKHHGVSVDVAWDDSDSARQGTYYLEQGSPPRGNDVIYDRQSASVTTATPTELPTETIADAAGFHTSGITPALSETLESTTADLLSLAQDAGTTTSFDLNYRSKLWTPAKARSVLTELFPSVDVLVVAERDANVVLDRTGDAETIARDLAAEYGFEATVITRGSDGALALADGTVTEQPTFESTDAHPVGTGDSFVGGFLSQYLSGGSVADGLAWGAATAALKRTIPGDIAVVSPDEIRSILSGDTEAISR is encoded by the coding sequence ATGACGGAGTTAGTTACGTTCGGTGAGACAATGTTGCGGTTGTCGCCGCCTGACGACGAGCGACTGGAGACCGCAGACCAGTACACCGTCAGGGCTGCTGGTGCGGAATCAAACGTCGCGGTCGCTGCGCAACGGCTTGGACTCGATGCATTGTGGGCCTCAAAGCTCCCCGACTCACCGGTCGGTCGCCGAGTTACGGGAGAACTCAAACACCATGGCGTATCGGTCGATGTCGCCTGGGACGACTCGGACAGCGCCCGACAGGGAACCTACTATCTGGAGCAGGGTAGTCCACCGCGGGGCAACGACGTTATTTACGATCGACAGAGCGCCAGTGTCACGACCGCCACACCGACGGAGCTTCCGACGGAGACCATCGCGGACGCTGCGGGATTCCACACTTCCGGTATCACACCGGCGCTCTCGGAGACGCTCGAATCAACCACTGCTGACCTCCTCTCGCTCGCACAGGACGCGGGCACGACCACGAGCTTCGACCTGAACTACCGCTCGAAGCTCTGGACGCCGGCGAAAGCCCGCTCGGTCCTGACCGAGCTATTCCCGTCTGTCGACGTACTCGTCGTCGCCGAACGCGACGCAAACGTCGTGTTGGACAGGACCGGCGACGCGGAAACGATTGCTCGGGACCTCGCCGCCGAGTACGGGTTCGAAGCGACAGTGATCACCCGCGGCAGCGACGGAGCGCTCGCGCTCGCCGACGGGACTGTAACGGAGCAACCGACGTTCGAGTCGACCGACGCGCATCCGGTCGGGACCGGAGACTCCTTCGTCGGCGGCTTCCTCTCGCAGTATCTCTCCGGTGGCAGCGTCGCGGACGGGCTCGCCTGGGGTGCTGCGACGGCTGCACTCAAACGGACGATCCCGGGCGATATTGCTGTCGTGTCACCCGACGAGATCCGTTCGATTCTCAGCGGCGACACGGAAGCGATTTCGCGGTAG
- a CDS encoding ABC transporter substrate-binding protein, whose product MSGDSVTFGFNVASSGAYSTAGKQELRGFKLAVKHINNGGGWVTSEKYNSPLDGDGLLNTDVEFVVEDTGGNSDTARSNAQRLVDSEEAIMLAGGTSSSSGLANQEVAAQNQVVYMATMANANSLTGADCNRYSFREMFNNRMAAEALAPALSDEFGDDVNYVKISQDNEWGRTLRDDMDTVLGNLGWAPVWDTTAQVGTTDYSQYAKDLESVDFDVVVLGLGGLDAVNALRAFREEFPESNIVLPVASRDIAQTAGDAIEGVIGTVAWSPEINSPLSNTFRETFREEYGNSTGASKSASPSGAAHIAYTQTLQYASAVERAGTFNPIDVIGALEGHEYDAGLGPQTLRACDHQAMRQVPVVRGKPEVRQSYGSYYGLVGEPADVQYACDSGPAANCSLGGS is encoded by the coding sequence GTGTCCGGGGATTCGGTGACGTTCGGTTTCAACGTCGCTTCCTCGGGGGCGTACTCAACGGCCGGCAAGCAGGAGCTACGAGGTTTCAAACTCGCAGTCAAGCACATCAACAACGGTGGTGGATGGGTAACGAGCGAGAAGTACAACTCGCCCTTGGACGGTGACGGGCTTCTGAATACGGATGTCGAGTTCGTTGTCGAAGACACGGGTGGTAATTCAGATACCGCCCGGAGTAACGCACAGCGCCTTGTCGATAGTGAGGAGGCCATTATGCTTGCTGGTGGCACGTCCAGCAGTTCCGGCCTGGCCAACCAGGAGGTTGCCGCACAGAATCAGGTCGTGTATATGGCGACGATGGCTAACGCGAACTCGCTGACGGGTGCCGACTGCAACCGATACTCCTTCCGCGAGATGTTCAACAACCGCATGGCGGCCGAAGCGCTGGCCCCGGCCCTCAGTGACGAGTTCGGAGACGACGTCAATTACGTCAAAATCTCCCAGGACAACGAGTGGGGACGGACGCTCCGGGATGATATGGATACAGTCCTCGGAAATCTCGGCTGGGCTCCTGTTTGGGACACGACTGCACAGGTCGGGACGACCGACTACTCTCAGTACGCAAAAGACCTCGAGTCGGTTGATTTCGACGTGGTCGTGCTCGGTCTCGGGGGCCTCGACGCAGTAAACGCACTCAGAGCGTTCCGGGAGGAGTTCCCGGAGTCAAATATCGTCCTTCCGGTAGCCTCGAGAGATATTGCTCAGACCGCAGGCGATGCGATAGAGGGTGTTATCGGAACGGTCGCCTGGAGTCCGGAGATCAACTCGCCGCTGTCGAATACTTTCCGAGAGACGTTCCGTGAAGAGTACGGTAATTCGACGGGGGCCTCGAAATCGGCGTCCCCATCAGGAGCAGCCCACATCGCATACACGCAAACGTTACAATACGCCAGCGCAGTCGAGCGGGCGGGAACGTTCAATCCGATCGATGTCATCGGGGCGCTCGAAGGGCACGAGTACGACGCCGGTCTTGGACCGCAGACGCTCCGAGCGTGTGATCACCAGGCGATGCGTCAAGTGCCGGTTGTGAGAGGAAAGCCAGAGGTACGGCAGTCCTATGGCAGCTACTACGGCCTAGTTGGGGAGCCAGCGGATGTACAGTACGCCTGCGATAGCGGTCCAGCGGCTAACTGCTCGCTTGGAGGGAGCTAA
- a CDS encoding HAMP domain-containing protein, with amino-acid sequence MSSGDTQIPDSSENDSNASGGILATVVPDFIRRNFALKFGIVLFVMALSVGLIGLAATEQVKNYTEQQVLSDYENAAAQEADILSQWVDRNRLSTQFVSSDDIWASSNTDDINIELNNRKAALSADAADIHLVEQNAGQSQVVASTSNSQVLTNSPLESTSRAWLTGANFETASDVVVSDVYQTNSGSVVGFASPVDASQNRYILIEYSLDEIANSLQGNNRAEGGFTQVVNGSAIVMVDEPRDGSRGLGENMLQSYSENNQATEPIGKANNLRSSEPQSGVTANMPATDVLNERYTVGYAPIQGTDWVVLVHAPNSAVFGFVQNVQQYGLIGTALMVLLIAGVGAILGYNTATSIDRLTRKTDQMRQGNLDVEIATSRIDNIGRLYSGFADMRDALKQQINEAERAQKEAEVSRAEALEVNKYLQKKAEEFSDVMEETAAGNLTERMATDGENESMDRIASEFNGMVDELEKTIGQLNSFADEVAESGDVVLSSAESVRDASEQVAESTQKISDDAYDQKDRLATISEDLDTLVDTLEELEADNPDIDLGDSLERFRTVATTLQSAAETSDQMMAETQTVAGAAEEQAAELNEVSSRAEQLKRYAKPLGDILNRFETEAEHEFVFSGGPSQSLGEEEEE; translated from the coding sequence ATGAGTTCAGGAGATACACAGATACCAGACAGTTCAGAGAACGATTCGAACGCCTCAGGTGGGATTCTGGCGACAGTCGTCCCGGATTTTATCCGGCGAAACTTCGCACTCAAATTCGGTATTGTCCTCTTCGTTATGGCGCTATCGGTTGGGCTCATCGGCCTTGCTGCGACAGAGCAAGTCAAGAACTACACGGAACAACAGGTTCTGAGCGACTACGAAAACGCCGCCGCACAGGAGGCTGATATCCTGTCACAGTGGGTTGACCGAAACCGGCTATCGACCCAGTTCGTCTCTTCCGACGACATCTGGGCCAGTAGTAATACCGACGATATCAATATCGAACTTAACAATCGGAAAGCCGCCTTGTCCGCAGATGCTGCCGACATCCATCTGGTCGAACAGAATGCCGGCCAATCCCAGGTTGTCGCCAGCACATCTAACTCACAGGTGCTGACTAACTCACCGCTCGAATCGACGAGCAGGGCCTGGCTTACCGGTGCGAACTTCGAAACGGCAAGCGATGTCGTTGTCTCCGACGTGTACCAGACGAACTCCGGCTCGGTCGTCGGCTTCGCCAGTCCAGTCGATGCCTCCCAGAACCGGTATATCCTCATCGAGTACTCGCTTGACGAAATCGCGAACTCGCTTCAGGGGAACAACAGGGCCGAAGGCGGATTCACGCAGGTCGTCAACGGATCGGCGATCGTCATGGTCGACGAACCTAGAGACGGGAGCCGCGGCCTCGGCGAAAACATGCTGCAGTCGTACAGCGAAAACAACCAAGCCACCGAACCAATCGGTAAGGCGAACAATCTTCGGTCCTCGGAACCGCAATCCGGCGTCACCGCTAACATGCCGGCGACTGACGTACTCAACGAGCGCTACACTGTCGGCTATGCACCGATTCAGGGCACTGACTGGGTCGTTCTCGTACACGCACCCAACTCCGCGGTCTTTGGCTTCGTCCAGAACGTCCAGCAGTACGGACTTATCGGCACGGCACTGATGGTGTTGCTCATCGCGGGTGTCGGTGCGATACTCGGGTACAACACGGCAACGTCAATCGACCGCCTGACCCGAAAAACGGACCAGATGCGACAGGGGAACCTCGACGTCGAGATCGCCACCAGTCGTATCGACAATATCGGCCGCCTGTACAGCGGGTTCGCTGATATGCGCGACGCGCTCAAACAACAGATCAACGAGGCCGAGCGTGCACAGAAAGAGGCGGAGGTTTCCCGGGCCGAAGCCCTTGAAGTCAACAAATACCTCCAGAAGAAGGCCGAAGAATTCTCCGACGTGATGGAGGAGACAGCCGCTGGAAACCTCACCGAGCGGATGGCAACCGACGGCGAGAACGAGTCGATGGACCGTATCGCCAGCGAGTTCAACGGCATGGTTGACGAACTCGAAAAGACGATTGGTCAGCTCAACAGCTTCGCCGACGAAGTCGCGGAATCCGGAGATGTCGTTCTGTCGAGTGCGGAGTCCGTTCGTGACGCGTCCGAGCAGGTCGCCGAATCGACGCAGAAGATCTCCGACGATGCCTACGACCAGAAGGACCGCCTCGCGACCATCTCGGAGGACCTCGACACCCTCGTTGACACGCTCGAAGAACTGGAAGCGGACAATCCGGACATCGATCTGGGCGACTCGCTTGAACGGTTCCGGACCGTGGCGACGACGCTACAGTCGGCCGCCGAAACGAGCGACCAGATGATGGCCGAAACCCAGACCGTCGCTGGGGCGGCCGAAGAGCAGGCCGCAGAGCTCAACGAAGTGTCTTCGCGAGCCGAACAGCTCAAACGCTACGCGAAGCCACTCGGTGACATCCTGAACCGCTTCGAGACCGAAGCCGAACACGAGTTCGTCTTCTCGGGCGGTCCGTCACAGAGCCTTGGCGAAGAGGAAGAAGAGTAA
- a CDS encoding DUF5805 domain-containing protein yields MSSDSERTTVRTYIPAYQKEQWQAHAEELDMSQSEFVRTMVQAGRSGFESTASETTESDAAESNSEEPGSPDATPGGDGLKDRVQEILADGDYYEWDDLLAELTDDIEERLEDTLQELQSNNEVQYSGRHGGYVRDE; encoded by the coding sequence GTGTCCAGTGACAGTGAGCGAACGACGGTTCGGACGTACATTCCGGCCTACCAGAAAGAACAGTGGCAGGCCCACGCCGAGGAACTGGATATGAGTCAAAGCGAGTTCGTCCGGACGATGGTACAGGCAGGCCGAAGTGGATTCGAGTCAACAGCCTCCGAGACAACTGAATCAGACGCCGCTGAGAGCAATAGTGAGGAACCCGGTTCTCCGGACGCTACCCCTGGGGGTGACGGGCTGAAAGACCGGGTCCAGGAGATCCTTGCTGACGGGGACTACTACGAGTGGGACGACCTGCTCGCAGAGCTGACCGACGATATCGAGGAGCGACTCGAAGACACGCTGCAAGAACTGCAGTCCAACAACGAAGTGCAGTACAGCGGGCGACACGGGGGGTACGTTCGAGACGAATGA
- a CDS encoding tyrosine-type recombinase/integrase, whose amino-acid sequence MSTETGTPDAESDPIGYFLDDITYHGKSDRTRASYERVLRDFESYLANGHQSSPVREASHRDCMAYVHSLRGDVEESTVATYASYLHRFFAYMTQVGVFESNPMTLVMEEMDESINTDPTRREIDLQSMRAFVDSVSHPLERAIIVTLLKTGMRAGELCNLDIRDLNLETPGPRPEIPVRAGLDGRPDSLFVAADPARGEASNGEERTASNKRKRETTIPVDAELASVLRRWLAIRPDTQSPAAPLFVSTSDSWGERVTPNMVHHIVESHAREFGWYTDGGGAEENVTPHYFRHFFTTHLRDRTGDRGVVKYLRGDVAQDVIDTYTHEWGTRVRDVYEAEIYSLL is encoded by the coding sequence ATGAGCACGGAAACAGGCACGCCGGACGCCGAGTCGGACCCGATCGGGTATTTCCTTGATGACATCACGTACCACGGAAAGAGCGACCGGACTCGTGCCTCCTACGAGCGCGTCCTTCGGGATTTCGAGTCCTATCTCGCGAACGGCCACCAGTCCAGTCCCGTCCGGGAGGCCTCCCACCGGGACTGTATGGCATATGTCCACAGTCTTCGTGGAGATGTCGAGGAAAGTACTGTCGCAACGTATGCATCCTATCTACACCGGTTTTTCGCGTACATGACCCAGGTGGGGGTCTTCGAATCGAACCCGATGACGCTGGTCATGGAGGAGATGGACGAGTCCATCAACACCGACCCGACCCGCCGAGAGATAGACCTCCAGTCGATGCGTGCGTTCGTCGACAGCGTCTCGCACCCGCTAGAGCGAGCGATCATAGTGACACTGTTGAAGACGGGAATGCGGGCCGGCGAGCTGTGTAACCTCGATATCCGTGACCTCAACCTCGAAACCCCCGGGCCCAGACCGGAGATCCCGGTCCGAGCGGGGCTCGACGGACGTCCGGACTCATTGTTTGTGGCCGCAGACCCGGCCCGTGGCGAGGCCAGCAACGGGGAGGAACGGACCGCATCCAACAAGCGGAAACGGGAGACGACGATTCCAGTCGACGCCGAACTGGCATCCGTGCTGCGACGCTGGCTCGCGATTCGGCCGGACACACAGTCCCCGGCAGCGCCGCTGTTTGTGTCTACAAGCGACAGCTGGGGAGAGCGGGTCACGCCGAACATGGTACACCATATCGTCGAATCCCACGCCCGCGAGTTCGGTTGGTACACGGATGGTGGCGGAGCCGAAGAGAACGTGACGCCGCACTACTTCCGGCACTTCTTCACGACGCATCTCCGGGATCGGACCGGCGACCGTGGCGTCGTCAAATACCTCAGAGGCGACGTGGCACAGGACGTCATCGATACGTACACCCACGAATGGGGGACTCGCGTCAGGGATGTGTACGAGGCCGAAATCTACTCGCTACTGTGA
- a CDS encoding helix-turn-helix domain-containing protein: MSHTESAGARLTLDLWHPNCWAIEATDRTDGGILAHTVQQTAQSPTASVNGVFTAYGATKSAVEDCLDAVRASSHAGEIQELQARIGHKRDAPGTVVRQFLLEYDPGELVCPTLLEHGFVHSAPVRIEDGRERWQVSFTGERPEIQPALDAVEADADADVSVESIVTPDSDTERSVGGLRTDSLTPAQRRAFEAAREAGYYQWPRGISVRELAAEMDISKTTLLEHLRTAESKLLDPE; the protein is encoded by the coding sequence ATGAGTCACACTGAAAGCGCCGGCGCACGACTGACGCTCGACCTGTGGCACCCGAACTGCTGGGCTATCGAAGCAACCGACCGCACCGATGGCGGTATCCTGGCACACACGGTGCAACAGACCGCCCAGTCGCCAACAGCATCGGTCAACGGCGTGTTTACGGCGTACGGCGCCACGAAGTCGGCCGTCGAGGACTGCCTCGACGCAGTGCGCGCGTCGTCCCACGCCGGGGAGATACAGGAACTTCAGGCGCGTATCGGCCACAAGCGCGATGCGCCGGGCACCGTCGTCAGGCAGTTCCTGCTGGAGTACGACCCGGGCGAGTTGGTCTGTCCGACGCTACTTGAACACGGGTTCGTCCACAGCGCCCCCGTTCGCATCGAAGACGGCCGCGAACGGTGGCAGGTGAGTTTCACCGGCGAACGGCCCGAGATTCAGCCCGCACTCGATGCTGTCGAGGCTGACGCCGACGCTGACGTGTCGGTCGAATCCATCGTCACGCCGGACAGCGATACTGAGCGGTCAGTGGGTGGGCTGCGAACCGACTCGCTAACGCCGGCTCAGCGACGAGCCTTCGAAGCGGCCCGCGAAGCAGGCTACTACCAGTGGCCGCGCGGGATTTCAGTCCGCGAACTCGCCGCTGAGATGGACATCTCGAAGACCACGCTCCTCGAACATCTCCGAACCGCAGAGTCGAAACTTTTGGACCCTGAGTAG
- a CDS encoding amino acid ABC transporter permease, protein MSTAESTTSPNTGLRDRVGTVFTVRPLTVGLALFWVWVLARWTTDFVLAGVSGFDRGTPFLPAAPFLTAADTVASLAAPLGAAGAPLAWVADTLRFAADATAYLPALAHGIWTTVLLTVFSVCLGFALALPLSVVRVYGGRWARWLALSYTELIRGTPLLAQLFVLYFATSLTQVLRGVPGVGVGFVPAQAFWVAVISFTLNSAAYQSEYLRASLDSVDGGQLTAARAIGLSKLEGIRYVVVPQGLRLALPSWTNELVYLIKYSSLASFITVQELYGRTSTLANETYQYTELFVLVAILYLALVVSASALMDRVESHTATAGVGHTRQ, encoded by the coding sequence ATGAGCACGGCCGAATCGACAACGTCGCCGAATACAGGGCTGCGTGACCGCGTCGGGACGGTCTTTACCGTCCGTCCACTTACAGTCGGTCTGGCACTGTTCTGGGTCTGGGTTCTCGCCCGCTGGACCACTGATTTCGTCCTCGCAGGAGTCTCCGGATTCGACCGTGGCACACCGTTTCTCCCGGCGGCCCCGTTCCTGACAGCAGCGGATACCGTCGCATCGCTCGCCGCGCCACTCGGTGCTGCCGGAGCGCCGCTGGCATGGGTCGCTGACACACTCCGATTTGCCGCTGACGCGACAGCGTACCTGCCGGCGCTGGCACACGGCATCTGGACGACGGTTCTACTGACGGTCTTCAGTGTCTGTCTCGGGTTCGCGCTGGCGCTCCCGCTCAGCGTCGTTCGCGTGTACGGCGGGCGGTGGGCCCGCTGGCTCGCTCTGTCGTACACGGAACTCATCCGTGGAACGCCACTGCTCGCACAGTTGTTCGTCCTCTACTTCGCGACCTCACTGACGCAGGTTCTCAGGGGCGTCCCGGGAGTCGGTGTCGGCTTCGTCCCGGCACAGGCGTTCTGGGTCGCCGTCATCAGTTTCACGCTGAACAGCGCCGCCTACCAGTCCGAATATCTGCGCGCGTCACTGGACTCGGTCGACGGCGGCCAGTTGACTGCCGCACGCGCAATTGGGCTCTCGAAGCTCGAAGGGATACGGTACGTCGTCGTTCCACAGGGTCTGCGACTCGCGCTTCCCAGCTGGACGAACGAACTCGTGTATCTCATCAAGTACTCCTCGCTGGCGAGTTTCATTACGGTTCAGGAACTGTACGGCAGGACAAGCACCCTCGCTAACGAGACGTACCAGTATACAGAACTGTTCGTGCTGGTAGCGATACTGTATCTGGCTCTGGTCGTATCGGCATCAGCACTGATGGACCGCGTCGAATCGCACACTGCAACCGCCGGTGTTGGGCACACTAGACAATGA